The genome window AAGAATATTGCCCATATATATCACAATATGAAACTAACGATGGAGAAAGGGGTGTACTGGATGGATACCCGGATTTTTTTTGGTAAAACAGAAGAAGCTGCTCGCCTGCCGATCTATATGACCACGGTTGGTTACTGGGAACACCAATATGAAACCGAGCGTCCAGAGGGATTCCCGGATTATCAGATCCATCAGATTATTCATGGCCAGGGGAGACTGATTATACAGGAAGAAGAGTATATCGTCGGCCCGGGAGACGTTTTCTTTCTGTATCCTGATATTCCGCATCGATATATGCCCATCAGTGATCGTTGGGAGCTGGCTTGGGTGTCGTTCCAGGGGAGAGAGGCCAGCCAGTTATTATCTTACGCGGGGATAACCGGTTCAAGCGTGTGCAGACTCAGAAAAGCCACGCTGTTACGTGGCCTGGAGCAACTTCTGGTTAGAGGAGAGCATGGGGATACGACGGATTACGCAGATTACGATGTGGAATGCTCCAAACAATTATATGCCCTGCTGCTGGATCTAAAGCCAATGCTCATCGCTTCCGCTAATTATAATGATGAACTGGAGCGCTTGAAGCCTGTGCTGCGTTATATTGCAGAGCATCTGGATCGTTCATTGTCGCTGAAGGAACTGGCCGATGTGGCTGTAGTATCTCCCCAATATTTGTGCAGGCTGTTTCAGAAGGCGCTCCATATCAGACCTGTATTTTACGTGAACCAGGAACGGATCAATCGGAGCAAACAACTTATGTTCAGTGAAAGAGAGCTGCGAAT of Paenibacillus sp. FSL R5-0517 contains these proteins:
- a CDS encoding AraC family transcriptional regulator, which translates into the protein MDTRIFFGKTEEAARLPIYMTTVGYWEHQYETERPEGFPDYQIHQIIHGQGRLIIQEEEYIVGPGDVFFLYPDIPHRYMPISDRWELAWVSFQGREASQLLSYAGITGSSVCRLRKATLLRGLEQLLVRGEHGDTTDYADYDVECSKQLYALLLDLKPMLIASANYNDELERLKPVLRYIAEHLDRSLSLKELADVAVVSPQYLCRLFQKALHIRPVFYVNQERINRSKQLMFSERELRIYEVADRVGYENASYFCAMFKRHTGMSPERFRKLHGLN